From Anas acuta chromosome 11, bAnaAcu1.1, whole genome shotgun sequence, the proteins below share one genomic window:
- the VHL gene encoding von Hippel-Lindau disease tumor suppressor yields MPGAVPGPGPGVGEVPGGVPGGLRSANTRELSEVVFNNRSPRCVLPVWVDFEGRPRSYPVLRPRTGRVMHSYRGHLWLFRDAGTNDGLLVNQQELFVAAPDVSKADITLPVFTLKERCLQVVRSLVKPVDYRKLDIVRSLYEDLEDHPDIKKDLQRLSLERSEMLRNEILE; encoded by the exons ATGCCGGGCGCggtgccggggccggggccgggggtgggggaggtgccggggggggtgcccggggggcTGCGCTCCGCCAACACGCGGGAGCTGTCCGAGGTGGTCTTCAACAACCGCAGCCCCCGCTGCGTGCTGCCCGTCTGGGTGGACTTCGAGGGCAGGCCGCGCTCCTACCCCGTGCTGCGGCCGCGCACCGGGCGGGTGATGCACAGCTACCGCG GGCACCTCTGGCTGTTCCGGGACGCGGGGACCAATGACGGGCTGCTCGTCAACCAGCAGGAGCTCTTCGTGGCCGCGCCCGACGTCAGCAAGGCCGACATCACCCTGCCAG TGTTCACCCTGAAGGAGAGATGTCTCCAGGTGGTTCGCAGCCTGGTCAAGCCGGTGGACTACAGGAAGCTGGACATCGTTCGGTCGCTGTATGAGGACCTGGAAGATCACCCAGACATCAAGAAGGATCTTCAGCGGCTGTCTCTGGAGAGAAGCGAAATGTTAAGGAATGAAATTCTAGAATAA
- the THUMPD3 gene encoding tRNA (guanine(6)-N2)-methyltransferase THUMP3, translated as MAEAEAGAGPGGAAPSEEAAAVIGATVPTGFEATAAAEVQEKLGSASRVSRDRGKIYFSVPARCLPQVHRLRSVDNLFVVVQEFRDYQFKETKEEALKDLEDLVKKLPWTDPLKVWELNNSLKKKKTKRKKHNQQSSASKEKVKDDGEEEGTDQKDASEQEDCAQAAEPAGDQGPEETGGAESQNGDDDDKQSEAKDEPCDGSGAETKAGDGKEGEGDAKVLKFRVTCNRAGDKHSFTSNEAARDFGGAVQEHFQWKADMTNFDVEVLLNIHNNEVVVGIALTEESLHRRNITHFGPTTLRSTLAYGMLRLCDPQPTDIIVDPMCGTGAIPIEGAMEWPSCYHIAGDNNPQAVKRAANNICSLLKKNENKESSTSLGIPLDIIQWDICNLPLRTGSVDVIVTDMPFGKRIGSKKKNWDLYPACLMEMGRICTPGTGRAALLTQDKKCFAKALSRMGHIWRKNQTVWVNVGGLHAAVYLLKRTWERAEEKRSFW; from the exons CCCGTCCGAGGAGGCCGCGGCCGTCATCGGCGCCACCGTGCCCACCGGGTTCGAGGccacggcggcggcggaggtGCAGGAGAAGCTGGGCTCGGCCTCGCGGGTCAGCAGGGACCGCGGCAAGATCTACTTCTCCGTGCCGGCCCGCTGCCTGCCGCAG GTGCACCGCCTGCGCTCGGTGGACAACCTGTTCGTCGTGGTGCAGGAGTTCAGAGATTACCAGTTCAAGGAAACCAAG gaagaagCTTTAAAGGATTTGGAAGATTTGGTTAAGAAACTGCCCTGGACTGATCCTTTGAAAGTTTGGGAGCTGAACAacagcttaaaaaagaaaaagacaaaacgCAAAAAGCATAATCAGCAGAGTTCTGCAAGCAAAGAAAAGGTGAAGGAtgatggagaagaggaaggaacagATCAAAAAGATGCGAGTGAGCAAGAGGACTGTGCCCAAGCCGCAGAACCAGCTGGTGACCAGGGGCCAGAGGAGACGGGAGgagcagaatcacagaacgggGATGATGACGACAAGCAGTCAGAGGCTAAAGATGAACCATGTGATGGTTCTGGGGCTGAGACCAAGGCTGGTGATGGCAAGGAAGGCGAAGGAGATGCCAAGGTGTTGAAGTTCCGTGTTACCTGCAACAGAGCAGGTGACAAGCACAGCTTTACATCTAACGAGGCTGCAAGAGACTTCGGCGGAGCTGTGCAGGAGCACTTCCAGTGGAAAGCTGACATGACCAACTTCGATGTAGAG GTTCTCCTGAATATTCACAATAATGAAGTAGTTGTGGGCATTGCATTAACTGAAGAGAgtcttcacagaagaaatattacACATTTTGGACCCACAACTCTTCGTTCAACTCTGGCTTATGGCATGCTTAG ACTCTGTGATCCACAGCCAACGGATATCATCGTTGATCCCATGTGCGGTACGGGTGCAATACCAATCGAG GGAGCTATGGAGTGGCCTAGTTGCTACCACATTGCTGGTGATAACAACCCACAAGCTGTAAAGAGAGCAGCAAACAACATCTGCTCTTTACTAAAGAAAAACGAAAATAAGGAAAG CAGTACTTCCTTGGGCATACCCTTAGACATCATTCAGTGGGATATTTGCAATCTCCCTTTGCGGACTGGTTCTGTGGATGTTATTGTGACAGACATGCCTTTTGGAAAGAG GATAGGGTCAAAGAAGAAGAACTGGGATCTCTATCCAGCCTGCCTCATGGAGATGGGCCGCATCTGCACACCAGGGACAgggagagctgctctgcttACGCAGGACAAGAAATGCTTTGCCAAG GCCTTGTCAAGAATGGGACACATCTGGCGCAAAAATCAAACTGTGTGGGTGAATGTAGGGGGGCTTCATGCTGCAGTGTATCTTCTGAAGCGCACCTGGGaaagggcagaagaaaaaagatcattCTGGTAA